A stretch of Leucobacter aridicollis DNA encodes these proteins:
- a CDS encoding inorganic phosphate transporter, with protein sequence MEFTLIVLLVIALALFFDFTNGFHDTANAMATPIATGALKPKTAVLLAAILNLIGAFLSTEVAKTISGGLIREGADGGVLISPEMVFAGLIGAIVWNLVTWLYGLPSSSSHALFGGLIGAAVVGAGFSAIDGGVFMSKILLPALAAPLTAGLVAFAATRVAYAITRRHDGRKDGRGRFRYAQIASSSLIALAHGTNDAQKTMGVITLTLVAAGLQDPGTGPHFWVIATCAIAIALGTYSGGWRIIRTLGAGLTDVKPAQGFAAETSTAATILASSHLGFALSTTQVASGSVIGSGLGRKGSTVRWRTVGRIASGWLFTLPAAAIVGAVAALIAHLGTWGIILDAVLGLFFILFIFWRSRRNKVDAGNAIAVPDVAESGYAVRMGKGRVKKVSTKTGTVPPLTPVAQSAVRSDKAKRAAEKARREAEKAARKAAKKAAAKKQREGDNA encoded by the coding sequence GTGGAATTCACCCTCATCGTGCTGCTAGTTATTGCGCTGGCACTCTTCTTTGACTTCACGAACGGCTTTCATGACACGGCCAACGCGATGGCAACTCCCATCGCGACTGGCGCGCTCAAGCCGAAGACCGCTGTGCTGCTCGCAGCCATCCTCAACCTCATCGGGGCATTCCTGTCTACCGAGGTCGCCAAGACGATCTCGGGCGGTCTGATCCGCGAGGGGGCCGACGGCGGGGTGCTGATCAGCCCCGAGATGGTCTTCGCGGGCCTGATTGGCGCGATCGTCTGGAACCTCGTGACCTGGCTTTACGGCCTGCCCTCGAGCTCGTCGCACGCGCTGTTTGGCGGGCTGATTGGCGCCGCGGTTGTCGGCGCCGGGTTCTCGGCGATTGACGGCGGCGTCTTCATGTCGAAGATCCTGCTGCCCGCCCTGGCGGCGCCCCTCACCGCGGGCCTCGTCGCGTTCGCCGCGACCCGCGTGGCGTACGCGATCACGCGCAGGCACGACGGGCGCAAGGACGGCCGTGGCCGGTTCCGGTACGCCCAGATCGCCTCGTCGTCGCTGATCGCCCTCGCGCACGGCACGAACGACGCGCAGAAGACGATGGGCGTCATCACCCTCACGCTCGTCGCGGCAGGGCTGCAGGATCCCGGCACCGGCCCGCACTTCTGGGTCATCGCGACCTGTGCGATCGCGATCGCGCTGGGCACGTACTCCGGCGGCTGGCGCATCATCCGCACCCTCGGCGCAGGCCTCACCGATGTGAAGCCCGCACAGGGCTTTGCCGCTGAGACCTCGACGGCCGCAACGATCCTCGCGTCGAGCCACCTCGGCTTCGCGCTCTCGACGACCCAGGTCGCCTCGGGCTCGGTCATCGGCTCGGGCCTCGGCCGCAAGGGCTCGACGGTTCGTTGGCGGACTGTCGGCCGCATCGCGTCGGGCTGGCTGTTTACGCTTCCCGCCGCGGCCATCGTCGGCGCCGTCGCTGCGCTCATCGCGCACCTCGGGACCTGGGGCATCATCCTCGACGCCGTGCTCGGGCTCTTCTTCATCCTCTTCATCTTCTGGCGCTCGCGTCGCAACAAGGTGGACGCGGGTAACGCGATTGCGGTGCCCGATGTTGCCGAGTCCGGCTACGCCGTTCGCATGGGCAAGGGGCGCGTCAAGAAGGTTTCGACGAAGACCGGAACCGTTCCGCCGCTCACACCCGTCGCCCAGTCCGCCGTGCGTTCGGACAAGGCGAAGCGGGCCGCTGAGAAGGCGAGGCGGGAGGCCGAGAAGGCCGCACGCAAGGCCGCGAAGAAGGCTGCGGCGAAGAAGCAGCGCGAGGGAGACAACGCATGA
- the greA gene encoding transcription elongation factor GreA, protein MAETTQTWLTQEAYDRLQAELDALSGAGRKDIAARIEAAREEGDLKENGGYHAAKDEQGKMEARIRDLTELLKHSTVGEAPEANGVVVVGTVVTAEVFGDEERFLLGNRNLADGSDLDVYSAESPLGAAILGLKVGEEASYTAPNGKEIPVKVLAVDTYA, encoded by the coding sequence ATGGCCGAGACCACGCAGACCTGGCTGACGCAGGAGGCATACGACCGCCTGCAGGCTGAGCTCGACGCACTCTCTGGCGCGGGCCGAAAGGACATCGCGGCTCGCATCGAGGCGGCCCGCGAGGAGGGGGACCTCAAGGAGAACGGCGGCTACCACGCCGCTAAGGACGAGCAGGGCAAGATGGAGGCCCGCATCCGCGACCTCACCGAGCTGCTCAAGCACTCGACAGTTGGCGAGGCCCCCGAGGCAAACGGCGTCGTCGTTGTCGGCACCGTCGTAACCGCAGAGGTCTTCGGCGACGAAGAGCGCTTCCTGCTCGGCAACCGCAACCTCGCCGACGGCTCGGACCTCGACGTCTACAGCGCGGAGAGCCCGCTCGGTGCGGCAATTCTCGGCCTGAAGGTCGGCGAGGAGGCGAGCTACACCGCGCCCAACGGCAAGGAGATCCCGGTGAAGGTGCTCGCGGTCGACACGTACGCCTAG
- a CDS encoding mycoredoxin, which yields MSTAQISDFTPEAGSITMFSTEWCGYCKRLKTMLSATGIGFTEVDIENTPGTPELVEHVNGGNQTVPTVVYPDGTTATNPSLNDVKAKLGL from the coding sequence ATGAGCACCGCACAGATTTCAGATTTCACCCCCGAGGCGGGGTCCATCACGATGTTCTCGACCGAGTGGTGTGGGTACTGCAAGCGTCTCAAGACGATGCTCTCCGCGACCGGCATCGGGTTCACCGAGGTCGACATCGAGAACACCCCGGGAACGCCAGAGCTCGTCGAGCACGTCAACGGCGGCAACCAGACCGTTCCGACGGTCGTTTACCCGGATGGCACCACCGCGACAAACCCGTCGCTCAACGACGTGAAGGCCAAGCTCGGGCTGTAA
- the recQ gene encoding DNA helicase RecQ has translation MTGVVRDPHEILSGIFGYSEFRGEQEAIIRHVVAGGDAVVLMPTGGGKSLCYQIPAIAREGTGIVLSPLVALMHDQVMALRLAGVRAAALNSSLAPEERRAVEAAYLDGELDVLYLAPEQLAVPGTVEFLKRGRVALFAIDEAHCVSQWGHDFRPDYLRLGGLATEWPDVPRIALTATATPETHQEITERLFLGNARHFVSSFDRANIRYQIVPKQNVRAQLLAFIRNEHQGEAGIVYALSRKRVEQTAAALRDAGIDAVAYHAGLPADVRLDAQTRFLREDGVVVVATIAFGMGIDKPDVRFVAHIDLPKSVEGYYQETGRAGRDGAPSEAWLAYGLADVVQQRQFIDSGDGDQATRANQTRHLDHMLALCESVTCRRKYLLGYFGEFDAPENCGNCDVCLDPPKLWDATVPSQMLLSTIIRTQNERGRTYAAGQHIDVLRGVGSERVTQMRLDELSTWGIGTDWTVAQWRGVVRHLVAVGLLEARGEWGVLWPSEAAKPVLRGEEQVLMREEVISRATSSRSSGGGAKRSAAAADLTAEQAEVFDRLRAWRAAEAKEQGVPGYVVFGDATLAALAAHQPTSDEALLAISGIGQVKLERYGEAVLRVLAAQ, from the coding sequence ATGACGGGCGTGGTGCGCGACCCGCACGAGATCCTCTCGGGGATCTTCGGGTACAGCGAGTTCCGTGGCGAGCAGGAGGCGATCATTCGCCACGTCGTCGCCGGCGGGGACGCTGTCGTGCTCATGCCAACGGGCGGCGGCAAGTCGCTCTGTTACCAGATCCCCGCGATCGCGCGCGAGGGCACCGGCATCGTGCTCTCGCCGCTCGTCGCCCTCATGCACGACCAGGTGATGGCGCTGCGCCTCGCGGGTGTACGCGCAGCGGCGCTGAATTCGTCGCTTGCCCCGGAGGAGCGCCGGGCCGTTGAGGCCGCCTATCTGGACGGTGAGCTCGATGTGCTCTACCTTGCGCCCGAGCAGCTCGCGGTGCCCGGCACCGTCGAGTTCCTGAAGCGTGGCCGGGTGGCGCTCTTCGCCATCGACGAGGCACACTGCGTGTCGCAGTGGGGCCACGACTTCCGCCCCGACTACCTCAGGCTCGGGGGCCTCGCGACCGAGTGGCCCGACGTGCCACGAATCGCGCTCACGGCGACGGCGACGCCGGAGACGCATCAGGAGATCACCGAGCGGCTGTTCCTCGGCAACGCCCGCCACTTCGTGTCGAGCTTTGACCGCGCGAACATTCGCTACCAGATCGTGCCCAAGCAGAACGTGCGCGCCCAGCTGCTCGCGTTCATTCGGAACGAGCACCAGGGCGAGGCCGGGATCGTGTACGCGCTGAGTCGCAAGCGCGTCGAGCAGACGGCCGCGGCACTGCGCGATGCCGGGATCGACGCCGTCGCCTACCACGCGGGCCTGCCTGCCGACGTGCGGCTGGACGCCCAGACCCGCTTCCTCCGCGAGGACGGCGTCGTGGTCGTCGCGACCATCGCGTTCGGCATGGGGATCGACAAGCCCGACGTGCGGTTCGTTGCCCACATCGACCTGCCGAAGTCCGTCGAGGGCTACTACCAGGAGACCGGCCGGGCCGGGCGCGACGGCGCGCCGTCGGAGGCCTGGCTCGCGTACGGCCTCGCCGACGTCGTGCAGCAACGCCAGTTCATCGATTCCGGCGACGGCGACCAAGCGACCCGCGCCAACCAGACACGTCATCTCGACCACATGCTCGCGCTGTGCGAGAGCGTCACCTGCAGGCGCAAGTATCTGCTGGGCTACTTCGGGGAGTTCGACGCCCCCGAGAACTGCGGCAACTGCGACGTGTGCCTCGACCCGCCGAAGCTGTGGGACGCGACGGTTCCGTCGCAGATGCTGCTGTCGACGATCATCCGAACGCAGAACGAGCGCGGCCGCACGTACGCCGCGGGGCAGCACATTGACGTCCTGCGCGGCGTCGGGTCGGAACGCGTCACTCAGATGCGACTCGACGAGCTCTCCACCTGGGGCATCGGCACCGACTGGACGGTTGCGCAGTGGCGCGGCGTCGTGCGCCACCTCGTCGCTGTCGGGCTGCTCGAGGCGCGAGGCGAGTGGGGCGTGCTCTGGCCGAGCGAGGCCGCGAAGCCGGTGCTGCGCGGAGAAGAGCAGGTACTCATGCGCGAGGAAGTCATCTCGCGCGCGACATCGTCTCGCTCCTCTGGCGGCGGGGCGAAGCGTTCGGCCGCCGCCGCGGATCTCACGGCTGAGCAGGCCGAGGTGTTCGACAGGCTGCGGGCGTGGCGCGCGGCCGAGGCCAAGGAGCAGGGCGTGCCAGGCTACGTCGTGTTCGGGGATGCGACGCTCGCGGCGCTGGCGGCTCACCAGCCCACCAGCGACGAGGCCCTGCTTGCGATCTCGGGGATCGGGCAAGTCAAGCTCGAGCGCTACGGTGAGGCTGTGCTCAGGGTCCTCGCAGCCCAGTAG
- the ilvA gene encoding threonine ammonia-lyase, whose amino-acid sequence MSDAYTAPTLDDFERALERVHRITQRTPLETSRFLAGISGAPQVYLKCENLQRTGAYKLRGAYNRLLQLTDEERARGVVAASAGNHAQGVAFAARELGIKATIFMPKGVALPKLQATRNYGAEVQLAGDIFDETAVAAQEFVRETGAVFIAPFDDHAVIEGQGTVALEILEAAPDVETIIVPIGGGGLISGVAAAAKQWAAKRGTPMRIIGVQAENAAPFPVSLEAGEPVTVKTSPTIADGIAVARPGSRNFEAVREYVDEIVTVSDDDIARAIVLLLERAKLVVEPAGASGVAAIIAGKVELTGPTSVILSGGNIDPLLLQRVIGHGLAASARYTKLRILLPDVPGQLVRTASIVAEQDANVVEVIHTRHATELPVSEVELELHIETRGAEHGEAVAQALRDQGYQVRVGERY is encoded by the coding sequence ATGAGCGACGCCTACACGGCCCCAACGCTTGACGACTTTGAGCGAGCCCTTGAGCGGGTGCATCGAATTACGCAGCGTACGCCGCTTGAGACGTCGCGATTCCTTGCCGGGATTAGTGGTGCGCCGCAGGTCTACCTGAAGTGCGAGAACCTGCAGCGCACGGGCGCGTACAAGCTCCGTGGCGCCTACAATCGCCTGCTGCAGCTCACCGACGAGGAGCGGGCGCGCGGCGTCGTCGCTGCCTCCGCGGGCAACCACGCGCAAGGCGTGGCGTTTGCCGCGCGCGAGCTCGGGATCAAGGCCACCATTTTCATGCCGAAGGGTGTCGCCCTGCCGAAGCTGCAGGCGACCCGCAACTACGGCGCCGAGGTGCAGCTGGCTGGCGATATCTTCGACGAGACCGCGGTCGCCGCGCAGGAGTTCGTCCGCGAGACCGGCGCGGTCTTCATTGCGCCGTTCGACGATCACGCCGTGATCGAGGGCCAGGGCACTGTCGCGCTCGAGATCCTCGAGGCCGCTCCCGATGTCGAGACCATCATCGTGCCAATCGGCGGCGGTGGCCTCATCTCCGGTGTCGCCGCCGCGGCGAAGCAGTGGGCGGCCAAGCGCGGCACGCCGATGCGGATCATCGGCGTGCAGGCCGAGAACGCGGCTCCGTTCCCGGTCTCGCTCGAGGCTGGCGAACCGGTCACCGTGAAGACCTCGCCTACGATCGCGGACGGCATCGCGGTCGCCAGACCAGGATCGCGAAACTTCGAGGCGGTGCGCGAGTACGTCGACGAGATCGTCACCGTCAGCGATGACGACATCGCACGCGCGATCGTGCTGCTGCTCGAGCGTGCGAAGCTTGTCGTTGAGCCGGCCGGTGCGTCGGGCGTCGCGGCGATCATCGCAGGCAAGGTCGAACTCACCGGGCCGACGTCGGTGATCCTGTCCGGCGGGAACATCGACCCGCTGCTGCTGCAGCGCGTCATCGGGCACGGACTCGCCGCATCGGCGCGCTACACGAAGCTCCGCATCCTGCTGCCCGACGTCCCCGGCCAGCTCGTGCGGACCGCCTCGATCGTCGCCGAGCAGGACGCGAACGTGGTCGAGGTGATTCACACGCGGCACGCGACCGAGCTCCCCGTCAGCGAGGTCGAGCTCGAGCTGCACATTGAGACCCGCGGGGCGGAGCACGGCGAGGCCGTCGCCCAGGCGCTGCGCGACCAGGGGTATCAGGTGCGCGTCGGCGAGCGCTACTAG
- a CDS encoding aldehyde dehydrogenase family protein, with translation MSFTAIDRIPGIVAGLRYTFDQGVTRPESWRREQLTRLRDLLLERGADFERALFDDLGKAGTEAQLTEIGFLVAEIDHALAHLGRWLRTRRVGLPLALQPALGKVVPEPLGVVLVIAPWNYPLMLALSPVIGAIAAGNSVVIKPSELAPATAALISRLLPDTLDKRAVAVVEGAVPETTALLAERFDHIFYTGNGKVGRIVAHAAADNLTPVTLELGGKSPAYVDDSVPLDEAAKRLVWGKFMNVGQTCVAPDYVLGTRAVLTRLAPLLADAIHELYGSATQQNPDYGRVVNRAQFDRLVGYLGDGEAVVGGDYDAAELHIAPTVLTGVSREARVMQEEIFGPILPLVEVSDLDDALRFVTGRDKPLAAYVFSDDSAVRARWERETSSGALAFGVPVMHLTAPELPFGGVGESGMGAYHGELSFRVFSHEKAVLAKPLRPDTLAATVMPPYTAAKDGVARKWLRKLL, from the coding sequence ATGAGCTTTACCGCAATTGATCGCATCCCCGGGATCGTCGCCGGGCTCCGCTACACGTTCGACCAGGGTGTCACCCGCCCGGAATCGTGGCGGCGCGAACAGCTGACCCGGCTGCGCGACCTCCTGCTTGAGCGCGGCGCAGACTTCGAGCGGGCACTGTTCGACGACCTGGGCAAGGCCGGCACGGAGGCGCAGCTCACCGAGATCGGCTTCCTTGTCGCAGAGATCGATCACGCGCTCGCGCACCTCGGGCGGTGGCTGCGGACGCGGCGGGTCGGGCTGCCGTTGGCACTGCAACCCGCGCTCGGTAAGGTCGTGCCGGAGCCGCTCGGCGTCGTCTTGGTGATCGCGCCGTGGAACTATCCGCTCATGCTCGCGCTGTCGCCGGTGATCGGCGCCATCGCCGCAGGCAACTCGGTCGTCATCAAGCCGAGCGAGCTCGCGCCTGCGACAGCCGCGCTGATCTCGCGGCTGCTCCCCGACACGCTCGACAAGCGCGCCGTCGCCGTCGTCGAGGGGGCGGTGCCCGAGACGACCGCGCTGCTCGCTGAGCGATTCGATCACATCTTCTACACCGGTAACGGCAAGGTTGGCAGGATCGTCGCGCATGCGGCCGCCGACAACCTCACCCCCGTGACGCTCGAGCTCGGTGGGAAGTCTCCGGCGTACGTCGACGACTCGGTGCCGCTCGACGAGGCAGCGAAGCGACTCGTCTGGGGCAAGTTCATGAACGTCGGCCAGACCTGCGTCGCGCCCGACTACGTGCTCGGAACGCGCGCGGTGCTCACTCGCCTCGCGCCGTTGCTCGCTGACGCAATCCACGAGCTGTACGGTTCGGCGACCCAGCAGAACCCCGACTACGGGCGCGTCGTGAATCGCGCGCAGTTCGACAGACTCGTCGGGTACCTCGGCGACGGCGAGGCGGTGGTCGGCGGCGACTACGACGCAGCCGAGCTCCACATCGCTCCGACGGTGCTCACCGGTGTTTCACGTGAAGCGCGGGTGATGCAGGAGGAGATCTTCGGACCGATCTTGCCGCTCGTTGAGGTCTCGGATCTCGACGACGCGCTGCGCTTTGTCACCGGCAGGGACAAGCCGCTCGCCGCCTACGTGTTCAGCGACGATTCGGCCGTCCGCGCGCGCTGGGAGCGCGAGACGAGCTCCGGCGCCCTCGCGTTCGGGGTGCCCGTGATGCACCTCACCGCCCCCGAACTGCCGTTCGGCGGGGTGGGGGAGAGCGGCATGGGCGCCTACCACGGCGAGCTCTCGTTCCGGGTGTTCAGCCATGAGAAGGCGGTGCTCGCCAAGCCGCTCCGCCCCGACACGCTCGCGGCGACCGTCATGCCTCCGTACACGGCCGCGAAGGACGGCGTCGCGCGGAAGTGGCTGCGCAAGCTGCTCTAG
- the mca gene encoding mycothiol conjugate amidase Mca — MTLRLIAVHAHPDDESSKGGGTYAHYLDRGVEVLIVSCTGGERGDVLNELAARDPRSRRDLAGLRRSEMARAQEIIGFDHTWLGYEDSGLPGEGEEIPAGSFADVPKDVSAEALVRVIREFKPHVMITYNEQGGYPHPDHIRTHEISMIAWERSGDASAYPEAGEPWEIGKMYYEDIFNSERVKAIRAWLVENDPDSPVLARIDEMSEWLLRRGYTGTARVNVGPFLDKRDDALRAHASQVSPDSSFFFWPNEVQLQAWPFEDYRLAGSRVETSEFEADLFEGIEENAR; from the coding sequence ATGACGCTCAGATTGATCGCCGTACACGCGCATCCCGACGACGAATCGAGCAAGGGGGGCGGCACCTACGCCCACTACCTTGACCGCGGTGTCGAGGTGCTCATCGTGAGCTGCACCGGCGGAGAGCGCGGCGACGTGCTGAACGAGCTCGCCGCGCGCGACCCGCGCAGCCGCCGCGACCTCGCCGGTCTGCGCCGAAGCGAGATGGCGCGGGCGCAGGAGATCATCGGCTTCGACCACACCTGGCTCGGCTACGAGGATTCTGGGCTCCCTGGCGAGGGTGAGGAGATCCCCGCCGGATCCTTCGCTGACGTGCCGAAGGACGTGTCGGCCGAGGCGCTCGTGCGCGTGATCCGCGAGTTCAAGCCGCACGTCATGATCACCTACAACGAGCAGGGCGGCTACCCGCACCCCGACCACATCCGCACCCACGAGATCAGCATGATCGCTTGGGAGCGCTCGGGAGACGCGAGCGCCTATCCCGAGGCGGGCGAGCCGTGGGAGATCGGGAAGATGTACTACGAGGACATCTTCAACTCCGAGCGCGTGAAAGCGATCCGTGCCTGGCTTGTCGAAAACGATCCGGATTCCCCGGTGCTCGCGCGCATCGACGAGATGAGCGAGTGGCTGCTCCGGCGTGGCTACACCGGAACGGCCCGCGTCAACGTCGGCCCGTTCCTCGACAAGCGCGACGACGCGCTTCGCGCCCACGCGAGCCAGGTGTCGCCCGACAGCTCGTTCTTCTTCTGGCCGAATGAGGTGCAGCTGCAGGCGTGGCCGTTCGAGGACTACCGACTGGCGGGCTCCCGAGTCGAGACCAGCGAGTTTGAAGCAGATCTGTTTGAAGGAATTGAGGAGAACGCACGATGA
- a CDS encoding DUF4307 domain-containing protein, which translates to MTETASATVADRYGASRSKRWDRRIGWSLASVAILVGLLVIVFGNWRQSTTEFKNIGFTLHNEVAAGETYSANTRFEVTAEPGVQVSCAVEALNTSKATVGWKIVDLPVIDGRSQTASVDIVTLGPATAAHAKACWPVEP; encoded by the coding sequence GTGACCGAAACCGCCAGCGCCACCGTAGCCGACCGCTACGGCGCGAGCCGCTCCAAGCGGTGGGATCGGCGTATCGGCTGGTCGCTCGCCTCGGTCGCAATTCTGGTCGGCCTGCTGGTGATCGTGTTCGGAAACTGGCGGCAGAGCACGACCGAGTTCAAGAACATCGGCTTCACGTTGCACAACGAGGTCGCCGCCGGAGAGACTTACAGCGCGAACACTCGCTTCGAGGTCACAGCGGAGCCCGGCGTGCAGGTGAGCTGCGCCGTCGAGGCGCTGAACACGTCAAAGGCCACCGTCGGATGGAAGATCGTCGACCTGCCGGTCATCGACGGCCGCTCGCAGACCGCGAGCGTCGACATCGTCACGCTCGGGCCGGCGACGGCGGCGCACGCGAAGGCGTGCTGGCCTGTCGAACCCTAG
- a CDS encoding AI-2E family transporter: protein MEESNKTPETVSPTERAEQELPLGIRVAAAWSWRLIIIAIAVGALIWGIVQVRIIVIPLLIAILLTALLNPVVDWFIRRGLPRWSGVVGALGVFIAALWVLIWLIVTQLRDGFGDFSKRSVEVWNEILDWVQHNTLGIPVDQLDDLMNQAMQLLENNQGTLWTGALGVATTATQVATGLLLTIFSLIFLLIDGKRIWYWVVGFAPARAHAAFDAAGRAGWVSVGQYVRVQIFVAFVDAVGIGLGATILGVPFAIPVAILVFLGSFIPFLGAIVTGALAAFIALVYNGPVTALIMLGVVVLVNQIEGHVLQPLVMGNAVRVHPLGVVLAVTTGTLLAGIPGALFAVPIAAAANTIVSVLVKRQWESGTDPAAEFHRRDQVHRVARARAKEAAKHARKGNIA, encoded by the coding sequence GTGGAAGAGTCAAACAAGACCCCGGAGACGGTGTCGCCGACCGAGCGCGCCGAACAGGAGCTGCCGCTCGGCATCCGCGTCGCCGCCGCGTGGTCCTGGCGGCTCATCATCATCGCGATCGCCGTCGGCGCCCTGATCTGGGGCATCGTGCAGGTGCGGATCATCGTGATTCCGCTGCTCATCGCGATCCTGCTCACCGCGCTCCTGAATCCGGTCGTCGACTGGTTCATCAGGCGCGGGCTGCCCCGCTGGTCGGGCGTGGTCGGTGCGCTGGGCGTCTTCATCGCAGCGCTGTGGGTGCTGATCTGGCTGATCGTCACGCAGTTGCGTGACGGCTTCGGCGACTTCTCGAAGCGGTCGGTTGAGGTCTGGAACGAGATCCTCGACTGGGTGCAGCACAACACCCTCGGGATCCCCGTCGATCAGCTCGACGACCTCATGAACCAGGCGATGCAGCTGCTCGAGAACAATCAGGGCACGCTGTGGACGGGCGCGCTTGGCGTCGCGACGACCGCCACCCAGGTCGCGACGGGCCTGCTGCTCACGATCTTCTCGCTGATCTTCCTGCTCATCGATGGCAAACGCATCTGGTACTGGGTGGTTGGGTTCGCCCCCGCCCGCGCCCACGCCGCGTTCGACGCCGCTGGCCGCGCCGGCTGGGTGTCGGTGGGGCAGTACGTTCGCGTGCAGATCTTCGTGGCCTTCGTCGACGCCGTCGGTATCGGCCTCGGCGCGACGATCCTGGGGGTGCCGTTTGCGATCCCCGTCGCGATCCTCGTCTTCCTCGGTTCGTTCATTCCGTTCCTTGGCGCGATCGTGACGGGCGCGCTCGCCGCGTTCATCGCGCTCGTCTACAACGGCCCCGTGACCGCGCTCATCATGCTTGGCGTTGTCGTGCTGGTGAACCAGATCGAGGGCCACGTCCTGCAGCCGCTCGTGATGGGCAACGCAGTGCGCGTGCATCCGCTCGGCGTCGTGCTCGCGGTGACGACGGGTACCCTGCTCGCCGGGATCCCCGGGGCGCTCTTTGCGGTGCCGATCGCGGCGGCGGCGAACACGATTGTGAGCGTGCTCGTCAAACGGCAGTGGGAATCGGGGACCGACCCGGCGGCAGAGTTCCATCGAAGAGACCAAGTCCATCGCGTCGCGAGAGCGCGCGCGAAAGAAGCAGCGAAACACGCGCGGAAAGGAAACATCGCATGA
- a CDS encoding 6-phosphofructokinase, whose amino-acid sequence MRIGVLCSGGDSPGMNAAIRGAVLRGVDVHGFEMIGFIDGWRGFHDGEFIELDRPTVRGLSPLGGVFIGTSRVPPWQAPVTPEALDALRAKMADYGLDGLMLIGGNGTQTVSSILWDAGVNVVGLPKTIDNDLAGTDYTFGFDTAVSIASEAIDRLRTTGDSHRRCMVLEVMGRDAGWIALHAGMAGGAQAMLLPEFPESLDQVCAWVANVRDRGRSALIVVAEGFKLEGSEDAVTREGLDGFGRPRLGGVADMLAPLIEERTGIETRSTVLGHVQRGGSPTAFDRVLATRSGIAAADAVLAGDWGKMAGLRGDRIELVPFSEAVGKLKTVPDARYAEVRLNFG is encoded by the coding sequence ATGCGTATTGGTGTGCTCTGCTCGGGCGGCGATAGCCCGGGCATGAATGCTGCGATCCGTGGCGCGGTGCTTCGCGGCGTCGACGTTCACGGCTTCGAGATGATTGGATTCATCGACGGTTGGCGTGGGTTCCACGACGGCGAGTTCATCGAGCTCGACCGTCCGACGGTGCGTGGCCTCTCGCCGCTCGGCGGCGTCTTCATCGGCACGAGCCGCGTTCCACCGTGGCAGGCGCCCGTCACGCCCGAAGCGCTCGACGCGCTGCGGGCAAAGATGGCCGACTACGGCCTCGACGGTCTCATGCTCATCGGCGGCAACGGGACCCAGACGGTCTCGTCGATCCTCTGGGACGCTGGCGTGAACGTCGTCGGGCTCCCGAAAACGATCGACAACGATCTTGCAGGCACTGACTACACGTTCGGGTTCGACACCGCAGTGTCGATCGCGTCGGAGGCGATTGACAGGCTGCGCACGACCGGCGACTCCCACCGCCGCTGCATGGTGCTCGAGGTGATGGGCCGCGACGCCGGCTGGATCGCGCTGCACGCTGGCATGGCCGGCGGCGCCCAGGCGATGCTGCTCCCCGAGTTTCCCGAGAGCCTCGACCAAGTGTGCGCCTGGGTCGCAAACGTGCGCGACCGCGGGCGTTCCGCGCTCATCGTCGTCGCTGAGGGCTTCAAGCTTGAGGGATCTGAGGACGCCGTCACCCGCGAGGGGCTCGACGGCTTCGGCCGGCCGCGCCTCGGCGGGGTGGCAGACATGCTTGCACCGCTGATCGAGGAGCGCACCGGTATTGAGACCCGCTCCACCGTGCTCGGCCACGTGCAGCGCGGCGGCTCGCCCACGGCGTTCGACCGCGTGCTGGCGACCCGCTCGGGCATCGCCGCAGCCGACGCGGTGCTCGCGGGGGACTGGGGCAAGATGGCGGGGCTTCGCGGCGACCGCATCGAGCTCGTGCCGTTCTCGGAGGCTGTCGGCAAGCTCAAGACCGTGCCGGACGCCCGCTACGCCGAGGTCCGCCTCAACTTCGGCTGA